AAATTGAGTTAACGACCTTGCACTTTCAAGGTTTTATCATAACTCAGGTCAAGGATGTACTGCACACCTGAGTCAGATTCATAACAACAAATCTTATACTACTACATTTATTACTATAACAGattctaatattttatttcagGCAAAGGAAATAACAACTAATTTTTTTACTATTCTGAACCATGTAAGGGTAAAAATTACTATTCTGAACCATGTAAACATCAAAATTAATCGTGTAAAAAGTAGCGTGAAGGACGACCAATGAGAGCATTTCTCAGTGGGGCAGAAACACCATCGCAGGCCCTGTGTGACAGTAGTGGGCAGACGTTTGCCAGATGCAGAGGACCATCACTACGTCTGGACAAGATACAGGCTGGCATCAGCAGCCAGCGGTGGGGTAAAGATGGGTGTGGGACCCAGTTCCATCTGGCACAGCCACTGCAAATGGTGCATCTGCTGCTGTTGTGGACACTATCAGCAATTGTGGGCTAATTCACCTCATAACTCCTAGGCAGCACAGATTATCTGTAGCACTGTAGAATCAAACCCTTGCGGAAGGACACATTATCAACTGATATTGATTCTGTATGATGGTTCAGAATTGCATTTACATAAGACTACCATGTTCGCTGGGAAAACATCATTCATTAAAGGTATCTGAACCAGTGATACATTGTCTCCATAACTCGTTATAAATTACTATCTCCGCCCAACTGCAAAATCTCtactagaaaaattttgtggggaatgaTGTCAGGTAGAGAACTGCCAGCCATTCATCTCACTGAAATCACGCTATGAAGACAGACAAGTAAGTGAATTTTTCGACTACACTGCATAATTTTAATTAATAGACCTAACTGCCTCAAACCTTTTGCTTGATAGATCTGTCACTGGTTTAGCTTGTTCCTTGAATGTTAAATACTAATTTCGTACATTAATATATGAGTAGTAAAATGGATAAGAAACTTTCATTTCTCATCTCATTCTAATATATGTGGACAGCTTGTGGTCGATACAGACTAGTGGTATGAAGGTAGCAAGTTTTACTTCATGTGAGTCTATTTCATCTTCAATGGCCAAATGTGAGGAAGACCGAGTGGCGCTCAAGAGAGTGAAGTGATGGTGGTTGTGGCACGGCGTGATGCCAGGGACAAAGAGTTTCTTCTATGGCGCTGACAGCACCTGGGTAGTCGAACAGAGAGTGCAAAGTGTCTACATAGAACGCGCATTTCTGTTGCCAGTAACTTTTGCTTTCACCGTGCAGATGATTTAATACTGAATCTGACTCGGTACCATAATTAAGATAAAATCTGCTGACTGAAAAGTTGTTGTGACTGAAGGAAAAGGCAGTTTTTGTGATAACTACCATTTCGTACATTTTGGGGTCTCGGTTTAAATATGACAGTCATTAGAAAACGTTACAAGCTAGAGGCCACATATTAGTAAATAcatgggttggataaaaagtagtggcaacacaTCTATGATTCATGCCAGACTTTACTGACAGACCTCCAACATACCACATGCCCTCAATGTAATCGCCGTGCATCTCGATCACCTTCTCCCACAGAGATGGAAGGCATCACATACTGTCAGCACGTCCATCTCTGTCTGTGTCTCGAAGGACTGCCCTACAGGATGGATGACGGTTTCATTTATGTTGTAGTGCTTACCACAAAGAGGTTACTTCAGTTTGGCGAACAGCTGCTAATTGCACAGGCTCGTACCAGATGAATGGTACGGATGTTCCAGTACCTCTCCCCACGTACACAGGAGCTTCTGCACGTGATAAGCTGTTTACCGTCGTGCATTCTTATGAAGGATGGTGAGATGCGGTGCCAGAAGGAACATTGTTGTGCACTTTGACCACATGCTACTCGAATCTTGACTCTTCACACTGTTTGTGTTTCCCGATTGTACCATTAGGGTGCCTGAACTGCCCTCCTGAACTTTCAGACAGTACACGCAGCAACCGACTCGAAGAAAGCCTTCACCGTTCAGTGCGGTGCTTCGGCTGACCCTGTCGCAGCAGTTACAAATGGCGGGCGTGCCGTGCGTTGCCCGTCTTTCGTGTTATggcagtgttgccactactttttatcaaacccttatgtgaaaatagaaagaTGAGCGTGGAGGGCTGCACAAAATCTTTTTGGATGGGTGAGTAGAAGAACAATGGCTATACTGGCACTGTTTTTGAATGGAGTCGGCTGAACTCACGTGCTCGGCCGCAGTCGACGGGCCTCCCGCTGTGACGCCGCCGTCGCCCCCGTCctcgccccctccctctccctcgccctcttcctctccctcttctTCCTCCTCGCCAGCCAGTGAGAGCAGCAGGCGCTCCTGCAGCTGACGGGCTCGCTCGGCGCGGCCGCGCCTGCGCAGTTCGCCCGGCAGCCAGAAGCAGGCGCACACCAGCTTCACCagcagccaggccgccgccgccaccagcaGGTAGCCCGCCGAAGAAGTCACCATGCGCACCACGTCCACAGACACCTTCTGCTGGCGCATCCTGCGGGCACAGGGAGACTTCTGAACACGATCTACTCACTCCTCCAGCCACATATACGGTGGGCCGGGAGGCAGAGTAGGATATAACACGTCCGTGTCTTGTTCCTTAACAGTCCTGTTTCTTTTGTCACAGGTGTGTATCGTAACTGACGCTTTGGAGATTGTGTACAACGAATAAcaccggtttgcagtagggttttggagcatatactgtattcaaacattatgaatcacctcgaagggagtgatctattgatacgtaatcagcatggtttcagaaaacatcgttcttgtgcaacgcagctagctctttattcgcacgacgcaatggccgctatcgacaggggatctcaagttgattccgtatttcaagatttccggaaagcttttgacaccgttcctcacaagtgacttctaatcgagctgcgggcctattgggtatcgtctcagttgtgcgactggattcttgatttccagtcaggaaggtcgcagttcgtagtaatagatggcaaatcatcgagtaaaattgaagtgatatcaggtgttccccagggaagcgtcctgggacctctgctgttcctgatctatacaaatgacatgggtgacaatctgagcagtcctcttaggttgttcatagatgatgctgtaatttactgtctagtaaggtcatccaaagacgagtatcagttgcaaagcgatttagaaaagattgctgtatggtgtggcaggtggcagttggcgctaaataacgaaaagtctgaggtgatcgacatgagttccaaaagaaatccgttggaattcgattactcgataaatagaacaattctcaaggctgtcaattcaactaagtatctgggtgttaaaattacgaacaacttcagttggaaagaccacatagataatattgtggggaaggcgagccaaaggtttcgtttcattggcaggacacttagaagatgcaacaagtccactaaagagacaccttacaccacactcgttcatcctctgttagaatattgctgcacggtgtgggatccttaccacgtgggattgacggaggacatcgaaacggtgcaaaaaagggcagctcgttttgtattatcacgtaataggggagaaagtgtggcagatatgatacgtgagttgggatagaagtcattaaagcaaagacgtttttcgtcatggcgagatctatttacgaaatttcagtcaccaactttctcttctgaatgcgaaaatattttgttgagccctacctacataggtaggaacgatcatcaaaataaaataagagaaatcagagttcgaacagaaaggtttaggtgttcgtttttcccgcgtgctgttcgggagtggaatggtagagagatagtacgattgtggtttgatgaaccctctaccaagcacttaaatgtgaattgcagagtaatcatgtagatgtagatgtagaggaagaaTGACTAAAAACTGTGAAATTTTGTGTTTAAGATAACAGCAAAGAACTTAATAGCAATCATTTACGAGTCTGATACAGGCATTGGCGGCAGTGATTTGGGAACAAATGGCACACTTAGAGAAAGTTCCGTGACGAATCTTCCACCTACTAGCAGACCACATTCTGCTCAAAACGAAAATAACATCGAAAGAGTTACGACCAGTGTCAAAGAAGAACTGGGAACATCAAACAGATGATGTTCAAGGGAATTGGGGATGTCCTGATCTCCTGAAGGAGAATTTCTTGTTGAAGCTAGAAGAAAGTCTTAAGGTAAAAGGATCCTGGCTTCCCATTCTGCAGCGAATGACCGTTGCAGGTACcgagaggagaaccgcaccagaaGCGACCGCAGAGGAGCCCTCGGATGATGGCGTGCCAGGTACGTATAGAGTGTGGCCGCGACCTCAGCtctagttcaccaccggcaatggagggtgaagctttgacaatgccagcaactcgtgctgacgaaacgtcagtaaaatcatgagATGAACGTTGGCTGGAGAGCCTGAGCCAGAAgcgaataggcagtttgtcaacaagaggccacgaaagccttaacaattttttattattgtCAGATCTTACTTCCGTGAACAGATATTGGGATGTGACTGATAATTTTTTACGTCCTTCAGTAGAAAATTGTCCCAAAATGTAGTTTCATCAAGATGGGGCAACCACCCATGCAGCAAAAGCTACGATGAATCTTCTGAGCCAACTGTTCAGTGAGCAGATAATCTCAAAAAAATTCCGTGTTAATTGGATGTCACATTTCCCCGACATTACGGCCCCCAGTTACTTCCTCTGTTAATATCTTAAGCAACATATGTACGTGAACAAACCGTGTACGCTTCAGCAGCTCAAGGAGAAAATCTGTACAGAAATTCGAGCATTAACCCCTCAGATCTTAACCACTGTTATGAACAATGTAATAGAAAGAGTACAGCTTTGAGAGCGTGCAAATCGAGGTCATTTGAAAAATGTTGTCTTCCATACATAATCGCCATTTGTTAAacattgactgtatgaaatatcAATGAAATTTGTTCACAACTAACAAAGTTATTTACATGTTAAGTTCTACTCTGCCATCTGGCCCATTTGTGCATCCACGAGCTAGTAGTGGAGCGCACCAGAAAGGTGAGCATTTCAAAGGGATATACAGGATGTTTGGAAAATACCCATTACAAATTTCTAGGagttgtagagaggagtgagtgcataatatctTCAATGGGAACCCACGTCCAGGAGCGTACCAGTTCCTTTCTACAACAATTTCAATTCAATGTGAAATGTGTCCACCTCTGCTGACGGAAAGAGAAAAGTGTCAGAGTTACTCATCCCGGTACGCAGTGGGATAGACAGGATACCGTATACCGTGTCAGGCAATCACCTGACGTCAATTCGTGTCTCCCTTACTCCGTCAGGAAGTGTAgtttcagcacgatggtgcaccaTCTCACTTCTCACGTGCAGTTTGGAGACATATCCACAGATGATTCAGTGGAAGATGGATAGGCTGAGGTGGTCCAATCGCGTAACTGCCACATTCGTTGGTTTTAACTCCTATGGACTATCTTTTGTTGGGTctaatgcaaagtttaatttacaagacgcctgtagagatagaggaagatctgctggcacaagTTCTGGCCACTGCATTAGAAACTGAAGAGACGCAGATGTGTACCGAAACATGCTTTGCAGCTACAGTGTCTGTAATGGTGTTGATGGTCGCCACATGGAACTGCTGTTGTAATGAATCAGTACCGTTCTGCATGTAGAGTATagtgggttcttttttgttttggaatcatGTAAACACATAATGTGTAAGTGTGTTATCTAATAATTGTAGTAGGAGCTCTACGTCAGTAGCGTGTGGTGTAAGTTGAGGATCTGGTCTGACAGGCTTGCCAAGATAGTCCGTGCGATTCTAGTGACCACTGTGTCCGAATGGCCGTAGTGGCCAGAAAATcgccctagtaagcaggagacctgtgttcgaatcccggtccggcacaggtGTTCGACTTGCCCCGTTCACAGAAATCACTGCCTGCTGGCAGCTAATCCCTTTCATTCCTTTGTGTCTTCATTCAGAAAGGAACTCAGCTTGTGATCAGCACTACAGTGAGAGTGATGACTGGGGACATCTGTCAACATGTTGTGAGTGTGTAaggccagaaatgcatatcctcctatttccatctattgtgctataaatttttccttattttgttacctgaatatatgacatttctgtacctttatatattgtaattgttttactatttgtatatatatatatatttatccatctatgtcgatgtataattggtttgttttgtaaatgctatttgtatttttacgctgggtcttgcctagggaaaactatgctatcgaacgattacatcgataggtcgtgtggagaaccaaagtgtttaggatctttggtattgtgaactcggccgcgtggagcgcgggcagaggagagtctggctggagtagtgtggtggagcaggtgtgttgtgtgatgctcccgcgagttgccgcgctttcggggtttggcagtatgctcgacttgctatgatagtttctgacacggtgtcgcggacgggaagcattagctggcgcacatcaagagcccgtttcgactggtgacagtgtcgagaagaaggcgcgccaacatccagcttctgcaacagcgacggccgacagtgagtgactgtcgccacctcctcgaccgacttgaaaccttcaatcaaccaacaaggaagactggaagcacgtaaagttttagaactgtatggcagacctcagcttttaaaattgttgcatcacaaaattacagcaacttagcatgaacctttgttgctcattgtcccaattggattaccaagcagggtcccttccttttccggaatgaacccgagtgtcgttgaaattcagacgcaagcattaaagtaatatcattccatttcactgctctaatttcgaagttcagttaaggtattcatagctggctacaatatttagatgacacaagcacaaattaagagtgtgagttttgttgccatattttagcttacctgtgactacagctcagcttggtacgtactaaattttactattgttaattgttcagaatcatttaattcaagttcaaagttaaatctcttatttctaaatttcgtagattcaagtagcttttgaaatgattgttgaggtagcccaagactaaccgtattttactgaatttcgatgtgcttcagaaacaaagctcactattaatttcagtcactaaattaactttcaatattctggttttattaattcttttgctaaattaagtcagagtgtagcgaaatttattacttctgatggactttcagttttcacactacacgtgtcaaccttcagttgccacgcttctagtgctaattatatgtgtaataacctttctttttcagttactatagtaattgtccataggactggcgaccgtaatttcccccaaatctcaaatatctaattaccgctagttaattgttaacataacggccacacatttactttctttattaactttaccccttttcaaaattaatttccaccagtttcatttgcatgtttcctttcatttagatgtaaccctttcctccctctttactgacagattaacttcggtgacgattgcttttcccaaatttccattaggtacacgcggtttaacttttcactgtcattaaggtcgataagtgagggggaggttacacgtggcgacctggtgacgggacaatcttcagatttgaacttgttctggacacgaattttgtatggtgcaaatctcgtaacaaagtattggttacgaacaggtcgttacgacagcgagattaagtagtgggaggaatcctaattagatttgagatttgtcatttatattgaaaattattaaaatgagtgaaggcaacaattaccaaaatttggtagacttgggtacggaacaatcggtcgaacagtgggaaacgcgcaccgcggtacccattgttcaggggcaggcggctagcatgaaagacgcgaccgccgaaacgcaacaaagagcagaaatggaattccaaactttagaaaatgtttcggaatcggaagtgaaaatcaaatctgaaccccttgatgacgagtacggggggacaattaaagaggaagtcgctacggaagtaaaaccggtagtttccgcgAATTTAACAGATTCATTGAATGTTTTGATTGACGAAATCAAGaatcaatcggcagaaattaaagctcaggctgccaagcgagaagctcagtctgccaagcaagaagctcagtctgaaaaaattgaacggaagctaggcAATCAGAACAaatctattaatgttgttaacaacaatgttggagttgttaacacaaaagttgataaaatcgaTGAAGATATTGTTGCGATTAATACCGAAATcaggaatcttaaacaggaaatgataggcgttcaggcggaaattgcgagcatgaatactcgtttttattccgaaattagcagaatcgagaaaagtgtaggagaagcagttgctccaatCATCGAGAATAaagtgacggaacaaattcaattactgaaaaaaagaggatcaaaagaaggcggAAGCTTTAAAGGCTTTATTATCCgtagtagataccaaagtgaggaagcaggttaatacctgcgaagagaaaaagagggaagtggaaacgcttgagACTACCACTTGCCAAttaattacgagagtttcggaattagaaaagaaacttgacgaaaaacagagctatgtgccaatctgtgcataTAGTTGGGAATTgatgacgaaagaggagcggtttgaccctttgaaaaaaggcggtatacacgcgacggatttcattaaaaattgtgaaagagttttacccagatcgtggactaatgagagaaaaattaatgcggttattgacgtgttggctggtgatgccaagcgttggggcttaaacctcaacattaagaacctgacttttgacgagattaaaaatttgtttctggctgaatactggtcagagcaaaaacaacaaagtgtctggcgcgaatttgtcgtatcgaggcctttcgatgcgaattcgcgcggctcgatgaaggacttttgtgagggctggatccgcaagttggaatatttgcgtgatcgccgcacggaatccgaaatagtctgggaactctacaagaagcttccagatgatacaaaacgctacgtaggaagcaattacaggacaatcaatgatttcctggaaatagttgaggacgaggacaattggcgcaataatcgcgagagtggtagaggccgtggcaacaacaacgggtaccacagcaaccacaacaacgataactatgggaataatgcataccacaatcttggcagcaataacaatagtggttcgggccgtaatgacaatcggtacaatgcaaataataacaggaatagcggaaaccagtatcatactagcgtgatacgggcttcgcaggatagtaataacgccagagggtgtgaccagccgcctcagcagtatccggggagcgtatctgctgggacgagacagggaaaccattagccgcgccggtgaggggccgaccgggcgtggagaaattttggcggcccagtaacagtagaaaaccgaggtgtcgtcgttatgaaaattccgtatgcaataatcaacggcgggagagtgtgccagtgttaggagaaaggagtgcgcccacaagtagtagatcagctgtagacacggcagcagaaaatacactcctggaaattgaaataagaacaccgtgaattcattgtcccaggaagaggaaactttattgacacattcctggggtcagatacatcacctgatcacactgacagaaccacaggcacatagacacaggcaacagagcatgcacaatgtcggcactagtacagtgtatatccacctttcgcagcaatgcaggctgctattctcccatggagacgatcgtagagatgctggatgtagtcctgtggaacggcttgccatgccatttccacctggcgcctcagttggaccagcgttcgtgctggacgtgcagaccgcgtgagacgacgcttcatccagtcccaaacatgctcaatgggggacagatccggagatcttgctggccagggtagttgacttacaccttctagagcacgttgggtggcacgggatacatgcggacgtgcattgtcctgttggaacagcaagttcccttgccggtctaggaatggtagaatgatgggttcgatgacggtttggatgtaccgtgcactattcagtgtcccctcgacgatcaccagtggtgtacggccagtgtaggagatcgctccccacaccatgatgccgggtgttggccctgtgtgcctcggtcgtatgcagtcctgattgtggcgctcacctgcacggcgccaaacacgcatacgaccatcactggcaccaaggcagaagcgactctcatcgctgaagacgacacgtctccattcgtccctccattcacgcctgtcgcgacaccactggaggcgggctgcacgatgttggggcgtgagcggaagacggcctaacggtgtgcgggaccgtagcccagcttcatggagacggttgcgaatggtcctcgccgataccccaggagcaacagtgtccctaatttgctgggaagtggcggtgcggtcccctacggcactgcgtaggatcctacggtcttggcgtgcatccgtgcgtcgctgcggtccggtcccaggtcgacgggcacgtgcaccttccgccgaccactggcgacaacatcgatgtactgtggagacctcacgccccacgtgttgagcaattcggcggtacgtccacccggcctcccgcatgcccactatatgccctcgctcaaagtccgtcaactgcacatacggttcacgtccacgctgtcgcggcatgctaccagtgttaaagactgcgatggagctccgtatgccacggcaaactggctgacactgacggcagcggttcacaaatgctgcgcagctagcgccattcgacggccaacaccgcggttcctggtgtgtccgctgtgccgtgcgtgtgatcattgcttgtacagccctctcgcagtgtccggagcaagtatggtgggtctgacacaccggtgtcaatgtgttcttttttccatttccaggagtgtacattcactgtcagtgagaacaatttaagcagtgttcaggaaatcgattataaagtgacagctgtaacacccacagcggaactggagattgagtttaagaatgattcgcaagtgttgagagaagatcagatgtcggataaaacgtccgtcatcgagcgaggggatgtagagagggatgaggtctggttaaggcagttcggtcgcttatatgacgaactaagagattataggggcttGTATGAGAGAAGTGTTTaaggggagcgcgtgcaggattttccgcgtctcgtcccgcaggaagatagtgtttgtgaaatgacagaaagttctggccctaaccgacacactttaccagaaatagttgatgttaatggggagcacgagcaagattcgtcgtgtttcataccgcaagagttggatgttgaagtagtaacggaaagttctggccctgaccggcagactttaccgaaagttatagtgttagaagtggccgacccatccgacgcaaaactccggattaaacattgcgaaagtattgaggagaaagattacgagaattttagtgatagccggacacgattggtagaaaagcacgtagattacagcgtgtatgaggttagagctggcGTTATACGGTCAGActgtagcagtgtgggttgcgcagatccagaggtagtaattgcagatactactgggcgcGTTCCTCCAGgtggattggcagatgagatcaatctgaccaaagaggcatcaacgaaggtgacaattactgaatcgatagcaaagcaacactcactagttgacgagttacaggaaaaggtttcggtattggaggcgaaactacagactaagcctcaggacaaacgtgttgaaattaaaactgtatgtgaacagaggctgaaaaagccgccagataagccggatttacgatcaaagccggatggttttttctggaatgacctggatatagacgaggatttattgtgggaaaataaagaaacagtcgaggataagtaTAGACAGATAGtaatgtctgttaatatgcacggcctacagctaaacgtgttgattggcaccggtgcagaattgagtgctgtatctggaaaaatatttcagttactgaaagacagacctggcatcgtagttatgccagtaacaggagtgaaaattatcggtgctactgggaaggccagtaaaccggtcacaaaacagatttttgtccacttcgagatatgtggggctcgatttgaacaagagtttgtcgtcgtgccagacttaactacaaaagtaattatcgggttagactggctattaaagtaccgtgcagtgattaattgcgaaagtaaAACTtcgacatgtacgtcacaagataaaacaatagtagttagttttaacgaggcaggagacggagtggataggcaataccagcctatacacattgttaactggccggatgctattgacaTAGGTATGAATataaactactgtaatgtgaggaatctaagcattgacaatagtgtagaaagtgaattggaaagtattgtagatggTGCGTCAGACGTAACACACGAACAGAGACGAGGcctgcgcgagctaggccgactttgccgtacctattgccaccaCAACCATAGGGCGTGGGGCACATATgtagcagaatttaagagaattatgaacaccttga
The sequence above is drawn from the Schistocerca americana isolate TAMUIC-IGC-003095 chromosome 10, iqSchAmer2.1, whole genome shotgun sequence genome and encodes:
- the LOC124552241 gene encoding uncharacterized protein LOC124552241: MRQQKVSVDVVRMVTSSAGYLLVAAAAWLLVKLVCACFWLPGELRRRGRAERARQLQERLLLSLAGEEEEEGEEEGEGEGGGEDGGDGGVTAGGPSTAAEHEEAEPSKPELRHRGARRVEAEAEALAEAEEEGPQGGDL